From Alosa sapidissima isolate fAloSap1 chromosome 7, fAloSap1.pri, whole genome shotgun sequence, the proteins below share one genomic window:
- the zgc:194242 gene encoding uncharacterized methyltransferase YdaC isoform X1: MSERLQRMFLQKLGPQLGRPTQSVAGWITAKVLTRRNRVLEENAVKLCDISPQDTVLELGHGPGVGLEAAARLLSGPKGRLLGIDYSEYMHQVASDKMQELIASGKVTLYHCDVASMPISESNVDKVFHCNCYYFWPDLKKGTSEIHRVMKPGGLMVTTLSLNSLEHMAPTNIFTGESWRPDMYMEALRATGFSDVRMENRTNKLFTFQVVFATALK; the protein is encoded by the exons ATGAGTGAACGTCTTCAAAGA ATGTTTCTCCAAAAATTGGGGCCACAACTTGGACGCCCCACACAAAGTGTCGCTGGATGGATAACCGCAAAAGTCCTAACCAGGCGCAACAGAGTCCTGGAGGAGAATGCAGTGAAGCTGTGTGACATCTCACCACAGGACACTGTGCTTGAGTTGGGTCACGGTCCTGGGGTAGGCTTGGAAGCAGCTGCAAGGCTCCTCTCTGGACCCAAAGGAAGGCTCCTGGGGATAGACTACTCTGAGTACATGCACCAAGTAGCCAGTGACAAAATGCAGGAGCTCATTGCAAGTGGAAAGGTAACCCTGTACCATTGTGACGTGGCATCCATGCCCATCTCAGAGAGCAATGTGGATAAGGTGTTCCACTGTAACTGCTACTATTTCTGGCCTGATTTGAAAAAAGGCACCTCGGAGATCCATCGTGTGATGAAGCCAG GGGGTCTCATGGTGACAACCCTCAGTCTAAACAGCTTGGAACATATGGCGCCTACAAACATTTTCACTGGGGAGAGCTGGCGTCCCGACATGTACATGGAGGCCTTACGGGCCACTGGATTCTCTGATGTCAGAATGGAAAACAGAACAAACAAGTTGTTCACCTTTCAAGTTGTATTTGCCACTGCTTTGAAATAA
- the zgc:194242 gene encoding uncharacterized methyltransferase YdaC isoform X2 → MFLQKLGPQLGRPTQSVAGWITAKVLTRRNRVLEENAVKLCDISPQDTVLELGHGPGVGLEAAARLLSGPKGRLLGIDYSEYMHQVASDKMQELIASGKVTLYHCDVASMPISESNVDKVFHCNCYYFWPDLKKGTSEIHRVMKPGGLMVTTLSLNSLEHMAPTNIFTGESWRPDMYMEALRATGFSDVRMENRTNKLFTFQVVFATALK, encoded by the exons ATGTTTCTCCAAAAATTGGGGCCACAACTTGGACGCCCCACACAAAGTGTCGCTGGATGGATAACCGCAAAAGTCCTAACCAGGCGCAACAGAGTCCTGGAGGAGAATGCAGTGAAGCTGTGTGACATCTCACCACAGGACACTGTGCTTGAGTTGGGTCACGGTCCTGGGGTAGGCTTGGAAGCAGCTGCAAGGCTCCTCTCTGGACCCAAAGGAAGGCTCCTGGGGATAGACTACTCTGAGTACATGCACCAAGTAGCCAGTGACAAAATGCAGGAGCTCATTGCAAGTGGAAAGGTAACCCTGTACCATTGTGACGTGGCATCCATGCCCATCTCAGAGAGCAATGTGGATAAGGTGTTCCACTGTAACTGCTACTATTTCTGGCCTGATTTGAAAAAAGGCACCTCGGAGATCCATCGTGTGATGAAGCCAG GGGGTCTCATGGTGACAACCCTCAGTCTAAACAGCTTGGAACATATGGCGCCTACAAACATTTTCACTGGGGAGAGCTGGCGTCCCGACATGTACATGGAGGCCTTACGGGCCACTGGATTCTCTGATGTCAGAATGGAAAACAGAACAAACAAGTTGTTCACCTTTCAAGTTGTATTTGCCACTGCTTTGAAATAA